The following proteins come from a genomic window of Gimesia chilikensis:
- a CDS encoding FHA domain-containing protein, producing the protein MLQLSLKVIGGRHDGKQIPIKGKKFLIGREEDCHLRPNSDMVSRHHCVFTVDEYSVRLRDFGSTNGTLVNGKRIKGEVQLSHGDKIQVGKLDFEIVISHSPDAKEAPAGAAPGSDILTGSDTVFDIPVHKEETEEAKAESTESEPAPADDAPDAPGVYEGDTQILTAEQQQQAQQAYDQAAQQQGYPQQPYGYPPQQMPYPYPMPPQYYPQQGYPQQPMPAYPQQYQMPPQGYPQQPPQQPQDQQGEQGRSGVPDLPPVTLPKPEETGLKNKE; encoded by the coding sequence ATGTTACAGCTTTCTCTGAAAGTCATTGGCGGTCGCCATGATGGCAAACAGATTCCCATTAAGGGTAAAAAATTCCTCATTGGGCGTGAAGAAGATTGCCATTTACGACCTAACAGTGATATGGTCAGTCGTCACCATTGCGTCTTTACTGTCGATGAATACAGCGTACGATTGCGAGATTTCGGCAGCACCAACGGGACACTGGTCAACGGCAAACGCATCAAAGGCGAAGTTCAACTGTCACATGGAGACAAAATCCAGGTAGGCAAGCTGGACTTTGAAATTGTAATCTCACACAGTCCGGATGCGAAAGAGGCTCCAGCGGGAGCAGCTCCGGGAAGTGATATCCTCACCGGCTCCGATACAGTATTTGATATTCCCGTCCACAAAGAGGAAACCGAAGAGGCGAAAGCTGAGTCTACAGAAAGTGAACCAGCACCTGCGGACGATGCACCGGATGCTCCCGGGGTCTATGAAGGGGACACCCAGATCCTGACTGCGGAACAGCAGCAACAGGCACAGCAGGCCTATGACCAGGCTGCTCAGCAGCAGGGTTACCCACAGCAACCTTACGGCTATCCCCCCCAGCAGATGCCTTATCCGTATCCGATGCCACCTCAGTATTACCCGCAGCAGGGGTATCCTCAACAACCCATGCCGGCATACCCGCAACAATATCAGATGCCTCCCCAGGGTTACCCACAACAACCGCCTCAACAGCCCCAGGACCAACAGGGAGAACAAGGGCGGTCAGGAGTTCCTGATCTCCCTCCAGTGACTCTGCCCAAACCTGAGGAAACCGGACTGAAAAACAAAGAGTAG
- a CDS encoding biotin/lipoate A/B protein ligase family protein: MTASHLPDHCRLLNEPAPQPGSWNMAVDESLLESAVSDQVCSLRWYRWDQATISLGYFQQNDGDAQQGPWEGLPRVRRLSGGGAILHHHELTYSFTVPANHPLAKSPPELYVAIHQPLIDVLAAHGLNVEFRGVSFRSASEPFLCFGRGDERDLVYQGQKILGSAQRRRRGAIVQHGSLLLLTSEYAPDFPGLLNLVEQASRYSEEFLNSLTTDFSQAISTALKLPLQSGNLTDEESLRARTLEKEKYSQDSWTSRKKQV, from the coding sequence ATGACAGCTTCTCATCTTCCAGATCACTGTCGACTGCTGAATGAACCAGCTCCCCAGCCGGGAAGCTGGAATATGGCTGTGGATGAATCCCTGCTGGAATCAGCCGTGTCAGACCAGGTCTGTTCGCTCCGCTGGTACCGCTGGGATCAGGCAACGATTTCTCTGGGTTACTTTCAGCAGAATGACGGCGACGCCCAACAGGGGCCCTGGGAAGGACTCCCCCGTGTCCGTCGCCTTTCAGGTGGGGGTGCGATTTTACATCACCATGAGCTGACCTACTCATTTACAGTACCCGCCAACCACCCTCTTGCGAAGTCACCACCAGAGCTATATGTCGCCATCCACCAGCCTCTGATCGACGTACTGGCGGCACACGGTCTGAATGTAGAATTCCGAGGAGTTTCCTTCCGTTCCGCCTCAGAACCCTTTCTCTGTTTTGGACGTGGAGATGAAAGGGATCTGGTCTACCAGGGTCAGAAAATACTGGGGAGTGCGCAGCGACGCCGGCGCGGAGCCATCGTTCAGCATGGCAGCCTGCTCCTGTTGACTTCAGAGTACGCTCCCGATTTTCCCGGCCTGTTGAATCTGGTTGAGCAAGCCAGTCGCTACAGTGAAGAATTCCTCAACTCGCTCACCACAGACTTCTCACAGGCAATTTCGACAGCATTAAAATTACCACTCCAGTCTGGAAACCTGACTGACGAAGAATCCCTGCGAGCCCGTACACTGGAAAAAGAAAAATATTCACAAGACAGCTGGACCAGCCGCAAAAAACAGGTTTAG
- a CDS encoding DUF1559 domain-containing protein: MRHLRTFTGKRGFTLIELLVVIAIIAILIALLLPAVQQAREAARRSTCKNNVKQISLALHNYESAHRVFPYAHRGGNGWYPQACHQRDTWFHRLLPYVDQAPMYNQYEGDCANLSASVSNHVHNISSSQAFVRTALPAFMCPSDIGPAFAENSGVRWGGNYMACIGGSSNLSTGSDNGMFGYETKTKIRDVTDGTSNTMMLSEGVQRVAVPSGFSWGCPGCYWIGGAHGEVTFTAYETPNTKVPDQNYLCKSTTDVNAPCVTNQSNRRNYARSQHVGGVHVGMADGAVRFVSNNIDLGTFRALATRSGDEVIGEF, encoded by the coding sequence ATGAGGCACTTGAGAACCTTCACCGGAAAACGTGGATTTACGTTGATTGAGTTACTGGTGGTCATCGCGATTATTGCCATTCTGATTGCGCTGTTGTTACCAGCCGTGCAGCAGGCTCGTGAGGCAGCCCGACGGAGTACATGTAAGAACAATGTGAAGCAGATCAGCCTGGCGCTGCATAATTATGAGAGCGCTCATCGAGTCTTTCCCTATGCACATCGTGGTGGAAACGGCTGGTACCCCCAGGCCTGTCATCAGCGAGATACCTGGTTTCATCGTCTTCTCCCTTACGTTGATCAGGCCCCGATGTATAATCAGTACGAAGGGGACTGTGCGAATCTGTCTGCCAGTGTGAGTAATCATGTGCATAACATTTCGAGCAGTCAGGCTTTTGTAAGAACTGCTTTGCCGGCCTTCATGTGCCCTTCGGATATCGGACCTGCGTTTGCAGAAAATTCGGGCGTTCGTTGGGGCGGGAATTATATGGCCTGTATCGGAGGGTCAAGCAATCTTTCGACTGGATCAGATAATGGGATGTTTGGTTACGAGACCAAAACGAAGATCCGAGATGTGACCGATGGTACCTCGAATACGATGATGCTCAGTGAAGGTGTGCAGCGTGTTGCAGTCCCCAGCGGTTTTTCCTGGGGATGCCCGGGCTGCTACTGGATTGGTGGGGCGCATGGCGAAGTGACTTTCACTGCATATGAGACACCCAATACCAAGGTGCCCGATCAGAATTATCTTTGTAAGTCAACCACGGATGTGAATGCACCATGTGTAACGAACCAGTCGAACCGACGGAACTATGCACGTAGTCAACACGTGGGGGGAGTGCACGTCGGAATGGCTGACGGAGCAGTTCGCTTTGTCTCAAATAATATTGATCTGGGGACTTTCCGAGCGCTGGCTACCCGTTCTGGCGATGAAGTCATTGGAGAATTTTAA